In Chrysoperla carnea chromosome 2, inChrCarn1.1, whole genome shotgun sequence, the following proteins share a genomic window:
- the LOC123291677 gene encoding RWD domain-containing protein 2A isoform X1, with protein MFHYKIMDPYEWNEEDDNFDSILDFTELENEINQICDKGELKEMISLQLSEIEMLQSMYSNPGEFCIDNYGILADMYDFSEGKSSETPPQIDFQINLSIDNLKYQIHVNFPHEYPACEPDIYVRNDKFTRDQQSKLNTDLAYYIDSLDRGEICVGSAIFWLQENASNYITQTASLVTEKSTKNTSTNEFCRYWIYSHHIYSKIKRREMLALAGDYSITGFVLPGRPGIICIEGTSQDASDWWLKIKSMAWKKIICRKCEKIPVKEGEDFNKLRKFDSFKEIAFQSQNLTSKHMDMGELYKYLEEHDCAYAFKEYFGLDGKSA; from the coding sequence aTTATGGATCCGTATGAATGGAATGAAGAGGatgataattttgattcaatattAGATTTCACCGAACTAGAAAatgaaatcaatcaaatatgCGATAAAGGtgaattaaaagaaatgatTAGTTTACAATTAAGTGAAATTGAAATGCTGCAATCAATGTATTCAAATCCTGGTGAATTTTGTATTGATAATTATGGAATATTAGCTGATATGTATGATTTCTCTGAAGGTAAATCTTCAGAAACACCACCacaaattgattttcaaataaatttatcaattgataatttaaaatatcaaatccaTGTAAATTTTCCACATGAATATCCAGCTTGTGAACCTGATATTTATGTTCGAAACGATAAATTCACACGTGATcaacaatcaaaattaaatacagaTTTAGCATATTATATTGATTCATTAGATCGTGGTGAAATATGTGTTGGAAGTGCCATCTTTTGGTTACAAGAAAATGCATCGAATTATATAACACAAACAGCGTCACTAGTGACagaaaaatcaactaaaaatacCTCAACAAATGAATTTTGTCGTTATTGGATTTATTCTCAtcatatttatagtaaaataaaacgACGTGAAATGTTAGCGTTAGCTGGTGATTATTCGATAACAGGTTTCGTACTACCTGGCCGACCTGGAATAATATGTATTGAAGGCACCTCACAAGATGCCAGCGATTggtggttaaaaattaaatctatggcatggaaaaaaattatttgtagaaaGTGTGAAAAGATTCCTGTTAAGGAAGGTgaagattttaataaacttagaAAATTTGATAGTTTTAAGGAAATTGCATTTCAATCACAAAATTTAACATCCAAACATATGGATATGGGAGAGTTGTACAAATATTTGGAAGAACACGATTGTGCATATGcgtttaaagaatattttgggCTAGATGGAAAAAGTGcttaa
- the LOC123293827 gene encoding uncharacterized protein LOC123293827 — protein sequence MSHDENNLRHYSDNRHQQKNKFEDVSYTSATQLPYEEDCSSESVEDLRRRLNSMKQLMNERNNSAAHILNGDSQSSRNGSVIDDKFLSVIFMFVLCIIITVSSYAFYNLYTAIVKKFTPRHDEL from the exons ATGTCGCacgatgaaaataatttaagacaTTATAGTGATAATAGGCatcagcaaaaaaataaattcgaagatg TTTCATACACATCAGCAACACAACTTCCCTACGAAGAAGATTGTTCCTCGGAATCGGTTGAAGACTTACGACGTcgtttaaattcaatgaaacaaTTGATGAACGAACGCAACAATTCAGCCGCTCATATATTGAATGGTGACTCGCAGTCTTCACGTAATGGTAGTGtaattgatgataaatttttaagtgttatatttatgtttgttttatgtattataataacaGTTAGTtcttatgcattttataatttatatacagcaattgttaaaaagtttacGCCTAGACACGATGAACTGTAA
- the LOC123291677 gene encoding RWD domain-containing protein 2A isoform X2, with protein MDPYEWNEEDDNFDSILDFTELENEINQICDKGELKEMISLQLSEIEMLQSMYSNPGEFCIDNYGILADMYDFSEGKSSETPPQIDFQINLSIDNLKYQIHVNFPHEYPACEPDIYVRNDKFTRDQQSKLNTDLAYYIDSLDRGEICVGSAIFWLQENASNYITQTASLVTEKSTKNTSTNEFCRYWIYSHHIYSKIKRREMLALAGDYSITGFVLPGRPGIICIEGTSQDASDWWLKIKSMAWKKIICRKCEKIPVKEGEDFNKLRKFDSFKEIAFQSQNLTSKHMDMGELYKYLEEHDCAYAFKEYFGLDGKSA; from the coding sequence ATGGATCCGTATGAATGGAATGAAGAGGatgataattttgattcaatattAGATTTCACCGAACTAGAAAatgaaatcaatcaaatatgCGATAAAGGtgaattaaaagaaatgatTAGTTTACAATTAAGTGAAATTGAAATGCTGCAATCAATGTATTCAAATCCTGGTGAATTTTGTATTGATAATTATGGAATATTAGCTGATATGTATGATTTCTCTGAAGGTAAATCTTCAGAAACACCACCacaaattgattttcaaataaatttatcaattgataatttaaaatatcaaatccaTGTAAATTTTCCACATGAATATCCAGCTTGTGAACCTGATATTTATGTTCGAAACGATAAATTCACACGTGATcaacaatcaaaattaaatacagaTTTAGCATATTATATTGATTCATTAGATCGTGGTGAAATATGTGTTGGAAGTGCCATCTTTTGGTTACAAGAAAATGCATCGAATTATATAACACAAACAGCGTCACTAGTGACagaaaaatcaactaaaaatacCTCAACAAATGAATTTTGTCGTTATTGGATTTATTCTCAtcatatttatagtaaaataaaacgACGTGAAATGTTAGCGTTAGCTGGTGATTATTCGATAACAGGTTTCGTACTACCTGGCCGACCTGGAATAATATGTATTGAAGGCACCTCACAAGATGCCAGCGATTggtggttaaaaattaaatctatggcatggaaaaaaattatttgtagaaaGTGTGAAAAGATTCCTGTTAAGGAAGGTgaagattttaataaacttagaAAATTTGATAGTTTTAAGGAAATTGCATTTCAATCACAAAATTTAACATCCAAACATATGGATATGGGAGAGTTGTACAAATATTTGGAAGAACACGATTGTGCATATGcgtttaaagaatattttgggCTAGATGGAAAAAGTGcttaa